TCTGGTGTTTTTCTATAAGCTGCAACGAAAATTATTAGCGCTGCTAATGCTAAACCTATTAAGTACCAGAATCTTCTAAAGAAGTTGCTTATGCCTATCAAAATCTTGGTAATAAGCGGCAATTCGCCACCTAGATCCTGGAGTATCTCCACAAACTGGGGAACAACAGCAACCATTAAAACTATAACAACTAAAACAGCTACTATACAAACAACCACCGGATACGCGAGGGCACCCTTTATTTTGCTGTTTAATTTACTCTGTTTTTCAAAATAGCTAGCCACCCTCTGGAAAACTATATCCAGCTGACCACTTACTTCACCGGCTTCAACCATATTTATTAGAAATTGTGGAAAAATATCTTCATGTTTTCTAAATGCACTGGATAATGCAATACCTTTTTGTATATCTTCATATATTTCATTGATGCGTCTTCTTAGAGTGGGATTGGTGGTTTGCAGTTTTAAAACTTCCAAACATTGTGCTATTGGTACACCTGCCTCTAAAACTATGGCAAATTGCCTGCAGAATATAGCTAAATCATTTATTTTTACTCTTTTTTGAAAAAATTTAATCTCAGTAATATCAGTAAGCGGAGTCTTCTCTACGATTTCCACAACCTTGTAGCCTTTTTCCTCTAATATTCTCCGCAACTCCACTTCACTTTCTATTTTTACTTCTCCGGTTAATACCTTTCCGGTCTCGGTTTTAACCTTGTAGTTGAAATTTGGCATTTCCTAACCCCCAAAATATTATTTGTTGCACCCCGGTTCACTTGCTGTATTTTTATACAAAAGCCTTACAAATAAAATTCAAAAATTAATTAATAATTATATTATAACATAAGTTACGTAGTATTGCGCTTTAAAATAGAGAAATATTCCAGCGAAAACATTAGTGTAACTGCAGATAGTGTGGATAGGATTGGAAATTTCTATAGTGCCTCCCATGTAATATCATTCACTAAAATACTATAGGATATTTATATTTTTGTTAAAACACCGTATATACATCTATATATATTTTAATACATTTTATCAAAAAATGCTAGTCTTTTTTCAAATTTACATAGAAATTATTTTTCTCAAATTATCCAAGTCAACTGCATACTGACAAGCAGTATCATAATCTATAAGTTCCTGTTTGTATAAATCCGCAATACAACTATCCATAGTATACATGCCAAATTGTGAACCTGTCTGGATACAAGTGTCAATCTGATGGGTACGGCTTTCTCGTATTAGATTTGCAATGGCCGGTGTCCAAACCATAGTCTCTGTTGCCAGTATACGCCCCTTTCCATCTGCCCTGGGCATAAGCTGTTGGGAAATGATACCCACAAGAACTGTTGATAACTGGGTTCTTATCTGCCCCTGCTGATGCGGAGGGAAAACGTCAATAATCCTGTCTATTGTCTTTGCAGAACCTATCGTATGCAGTGTTGAAAGTACTAAGTGACCTGTTTCTGCTGCTGTAAGAGCAGTTGAAATGGTCTCTAAGTCCCTCATCTCACCTATTAATATTACGTCCGGGTCCTCCCTCAATACCGCCCTTAAAGCATTTGCATAAGACAATGTATCAGAACCTATTTCCCTTTGATTAATGACACTTTTATTGTGTCTGTGCAAAAACTCTATAGGATCTTCTATCGTCACTATATGACATTTCCTTTTGCTGTTTATGTAATTTATCATTGCAGCTAAAGTAGTTGATTTACCATGACCGGTAGGTCCTGTTATTAAAATCAATCCTCTCTGCTTTAAAGATAAATCATAAACCAAGCCCGGAAGTCCAAGGTCTTCAATCATAGGTATTTCTGTAGGAATTGGCCTTAGAGCTATTGCGCATGTTGCCCTTTGTTTAAAAACATTCATCCTGAACCTTGCAACTCCTGGCAATGTATAAGAAGCGTCAACTTCCCCCTTTTCCAAAAAAACTTCATAAAGCCTGTTGTTCAGGCACTGCTTGGCCAAATGAACACAATCCTGGGGGGTTAATATGGGTTCATTTAAATAAATAAGATCGCCATTAACCCTTATTACAGGAGGGACACCTGCACAAATATGTAAATCAGACGCTCCTGCTTCCACTGTCTTTATAAGTAAATCATTTATATCCATACCCCTACACCCCTTTTAATTAATCTTCAGAATATGCTATGCGCAGCATTTCATCTATTGTTGTTACTCCTTTTTTAACATATCTTGCACAATTCATTCTAAGCGTTTTCATTCCGTTTCTTAACGCTGCCTCTTTAATTACATCTGCATTTTCATTCTTTGCTATAAGGTTTCTTATTTCCCTGTTAATTGTCATTATTTCATATACAGCTATCCTGCCTTTATATCCTGTATTATTGCATTCTTCACAGCCTACTGCTTTGTATAGTTCTATTTCTTCACCCTCTTTTAAACTAAGTGCTTCTTTTGCATATTCATCAGGTTCAATTCTTTCCCTACATTTTTGGCAAAGCCTTCTTACAAGCCTTTGGGCAATTACGCCAACAACTGATGAAGACATCATAAAGGGCTCAATTCCCATATCTATCATTCTTGTAATGGAACTAGCAGCATCATTAGTGTGAAGGGTACTGAAAACCAAGTGACCAGTAATAGCAGCCCTTGTTGCTATTTCCGCAGTTTCCCTGTCCCTTATCTCCCCAACCATTATTATGTCAGGGTCTTGTCTTAAGAAAGCTCTTAAGGCTGTAGCAAATGTAAGCCCTGCCTTTACATTAACCTGAACCTGGTTAATACCCTTTATGGTGCTCTCAACAGGATCTTCAACAGTTAGAAGGTTTACATTCGGCTTGCACAATTCTCTTAGCGCTGTGTATAACGTGGTAGATTTACCACTTCCTGTAGGCCCTGTTACCAAAACTATACCATGAGGGTGGGCAATAATATCATCAAATTTCTCTAAATCATCTTCAAAGAAACCTAAATCTTTTTTATCTACTTGAAAGCCTTCTTTATCGGCTATTCTTATAACAACTTTTTCCCCAAACATTGTAGGCAGTATGGAAACACGCATGTCATAGTCTTTGCCGTCTATCTTCATACCTATTCTTCCGTCTTGCGGGATTCTCTTCTCTGCTATATTAAGCCCGCTTATAATCTTAACCCTTGCCACAAGAGCTGAAACAATCTTTCTGTCGTGCTTCATTATTTCAACTAATTGCCCGTCTATTCTGAATCTTATAAGAACACAATCTTCCTGAGGCTCTATATGTATATCACTTGCCCTGCTTGCAACTGCTTTTTGGAAAATTATGTTGACCATTTTGACAATGGGGGCATTTTCTAAAACATCTATATCAACAACTTCTTCCTCTTCTTCTTCTTCCGTTATTTCAACAGCTATCTTTTCATTTACTTTTCTGATTTCTTCTTCTAAGTCAATGGCTTCTTTATCTCTTTCTTCTTTCTTTATAGCATCTTTGTCATAATATTTATCAAGCATTATCATTATTTGATCTTCGTCAGCAAGACAAGGGATTATATTATAACCTGTTGTAAGCCTTAAGTCATCTATGGAAAATATATTCATAGGGTCGCTCATGGCAACTTTTAAAGAGCCGTTTGAAAGTTTAACGGGAATTAATTTATGCATCCTCGCAATATTCCACGTAACTAAATTTATAACGCTTTCTTCAATTTCAATATTTTCTAAATCTATAAACTCAACTCCCATTTGTTTTTGTAAAAATTCATAAAGGGATTTTGTATCTAAATAACCCTGCTTAACCATTATCTTTCCGATAAGTCCGCCCTTTTTAGCCTGGATGGCCAAGGCAGTATCCAATTGCTCCTGGGTTATTACACCTGCTTTAACCAGAAGATTTCCGATTTTATCTTTAAAAATGCCACTTTCTGAAGTATCATCCTGAATGTTTAAATCTGTACTGGAAAAGCTATCATCCTTTGAATCAAACTCCAAATCCGCCGGTTCTAAATCAGTGGTGATGTCATTATAAAAATCTCTTTCAAGGAGCAGTGACTCCTGCTCTTTTAACAAGTCAGCTTTGGAGATTTCATCTGATTTTGGTGCTAATTCTTTTTTAGGTTTTTCCTCTTCACCAAAATATTTTTTGATTAGTTTTTCAATTTCTTTTGGATCGGAAAACACCGGCTTTATTTCAAGAGCTGTTGCGAGACGGATATCGTCTATGCAGAAAATATCAGTAGGATCTTGCATTGCAACAGTAAGTACCCCGTTTTCTTTTTCAATGGGTATTACTTTGTACCTGTTTGCAATGTTTCTGGTTATCAATGTGGGAACACTTTCGTCTTTAATCTCATAATTGGAAAGGTCTACAAAGGAAATCCCCATCTTAATGGCATTTGCGCGCATAATATCCGTAGGTGTTACAAGTTCAAGCTCTAATAACACGTCCTCTATGCTGCTGCCTCTTTCCCTTTGGATGTCCCACGCTCTTTTAAGATCGGTTATTTTTAATACCCCGGTCTCTAAAAGTATTTCATCAATACCCCTCGTATCTACTCCAACCATTTTGTACCCCCAAATATCATATGTAATTATAAAACCTTCTTTGAAACAGCTTTATGATAAAAGTGTAATGAAAATACTTTTGTAACGCCTTTAGTATAATGTCTTAATATAATAATATTCAAAATTGAAATTATTATACATAAATAATTATAAAAAACAAAATGTATAAAGTCAATAGCTTTACCTTTTAATTATAGTACTAAAATCATTTTAACACTTTTCTTTATATTTCTCAAGTGTCATTTGCATTTTTTTGTTTTAATATTGTATAAAAATTGGCTGGATTTGTTTACCTCTTACTGCTTCAGTCAATGTTGGCACTATAAAAGAAAAATCCGCTACCATAGAATTTGACTTACTCTTTGGTTCATCCTGACCAAAGGGAACAAAAAATACATTTTTTGTATTTAAAAGCAATCCAATGTTTTTTGCATTTGTTCCCAATGCGTCATTTGTTGAAACAGCTATTAAAACCGGTTTTTGATTTCTAAGCTGTGCTTTACATGCCATGGTAACAGGAGTATCGGTTATTCCGTTTACTATTTTACCTAAAGTATTACCTGTACATGGTGCAACCACTATTATGTCAAATAGTGATTTAGGTCCTATAGGTTCTGCGCCCACAACTGTATTTATTATTTCTTCACCTGTAATTTCCCTAAGCTGTTTTTTTAAACTTTCTGCTTTTCCAAACCTTGTGTCAAATTTGTCAACAGAATATGAAATTATAGGTACAACCTTTCCTCCGGCATTTATTATTTTTTTAATTTCAGGTATAACTTTATCTATTGTACAAAAAGAACCTGTAATTGCAAATCCGACTTTTAGTCCCATAAGCGTCATTTTAATCCCTCCTGCTCCTTTACTATATTATTTATTGTATCTTTCAATATACCGGCAGCTGTTAAAGGTGCTACTTTTCCCGGCAATGAAAGTGCCCATTTGGTTTTTATATTGTACTCTTCTGCCTTTTCAAAATCCACACCACCGGGTTTAGATGCCAAATCTATTATAAGACAATCTTTTCTGACTCTTTTTAATATATCTTTCCCTAATATAAGATGTGGAATGGTGTTAAATATAACATCTGCGTCTTTAATATGCTCACCTAGTTCATTGATTGGAACGGCACTATACCCATAACTTTTAATCCATGCAAAGTCAGAATGCTTCCTTGCTGCCACATAAGTCTTAGCCCCAATTCCATTTAGCATCTTTGCAAGTGTTTCTCCTACCCTTCCAAAACCTAAAACAAAGGCTTTGCTTCCATGAATGGTTACAGGCATTTCCTCCATTGCTATCTGAATAGCTCCTTCAGCTGTTGGAATTGCATTTAAAACGGTCATTTCTTCCCTTTCTAATAAATCAAAAAATCTTAGATTATTTAAACTAGCAAACTTTACTATTTCATCTCCTAATTTTCCCGCTATAAATAACTGCTTATCTTTTATTTTTTTTAAAATCTCTTTTATATAAATTTTTCCTGAATGATACGGGGCATTAAAGGTTTCTTTGTCATAAGAGCAGGGAAGCGGTCCTACTATTATATCTGAATTTTCAATAAATTCATCTATACTTTTAATTTCTTTGAAATTTATGTCAATTCCTACATTGTCAAAACCATATATGTTAACATGGTTTCCTTCTTCTTCGATAAGTTCGGCAAGTTTTATACTTCTCAAATCGCCGCCTAAAACCCCGTATCTTTTTTTATTCATATAAATCCCTCCTTTTATAAGTATCTTATGTATATTTTCAATTTAAAGTGCTTGTATACATTAAAGCTTATGCCTAAAAAACATAAAAAAAAGCACTAAGACATATAAATCTTAATGCTTTTTTAGAACTTGTATTTTTTTAAAACTATATCCTTTTTAAATCAATATCCCCTTTTATGTTGCCCACTACTGAAATAGCCATATTATTTAAATCAAAAACTTTCTTTATTACTGCATCCACCTTTTCAAAATCAATTCTGTCAATTTTATCTAAAACTTCACGGGAAGTTAATATCTTTCCCAAAAGAATTTCAGACTTGCCTATGCTGTTCATTCTGCTGCTGGTACTTTCTAAACCTAAAATGTAATTTCCCTTTAACTGTTCTTTTGACTTTGCCATATCCTTTTTGGATATTCCTTTCTTTACCAAAATATTAATTTCGTTTATTATGAGCTTTAGTACTTCGTTTAAATGTTCAGCATTCATCCCTGCATATATGGTAAACAATCCGGCATTTTTGTAGGATGAAGGATATGAGTAAATTGAATAAACAAGCCCTTTTTCCTCTCTTATTTTTTGGAAAAGCCTAGAACTCATACCCCCTCCAAAAATATTGTTTACTGCCAGAAGTGAATACAATTCATCACTGCCCTGCTCCACACCCCTGAAGCCAAGACACATATGTATCTGTTCCGTTTCTTTTTCCCTGTAAACTTTGTTGTTTTTAAATTTTGGTGGGGCTATACTTTTATTTTTACAGCAGTTACTGTTCCCCCAGTTTTCAAATCTTTCCCTGATACTTTCAACTGCTTTGTCCCCGTCTATGTTACCGGCAATAGCTATAACGGTATTTTCAGGAAAATAATTTTCTTCCATGTATTTTTTTATTTGTTCCCTGTTTATATTGCCAAGACTCTTGCTTGTTCCCAATATAGGCATTCCTAAGGGGTCGTCCTGCCACACTGCTTCAGATAAAATGTCATGAACTAATTCTTCGGGAGTGTCTTCATACATACCTATCTCTTCTAAAATAACATTTTTCTCAATCTCAATATCCTTTTCATCAAATTTAGAGTTAAAAAACATATCAGATAAGAGATCTAAGGATGTATCAAGGTAAGTATCCAGGGTTTTAGTGTAATAGCAGGTACATTCCTTGCTTGTAAATGCATTAAGTTGCCCTCCAATATTATCTATGGTTTCTGCAATTTCTTTTGCAGTTCTTTTTTTAGTGCCTTTAAACAGCATATGTTCTATAAAGTGAGAAATACCATTATTAGTGGTATTTTCACCTCTAGAACCTGCTCCAACCCAAAGCCCTGTTGAAACAGACCTGACATATGGTATTTCTTCGTACACTACCCTTACACCGTTTTTCAGCTTTATACTTCTACACATAAAATCTCCCTGTTTTAAAAATATTTACTTCTTTTTGTCTGCTTATTTTTCTTTTCCTCGTTTTCTTCCATTGCATCTTTTCTGGAAAGATTAACCCGGCCTTGCTTATCAATATCCAAAACTTTTACAAGTATTTCTTCCCCTACACTTACTACATCTTCAACTCTTACAACCCTGTTTTTGTCAAGTTTGGATATATGGACAAGTCCTTCTTTTCCAGGCAAGAATTCAACAAATGCACCGAAGGAAGTTATTCTCATAACTTTTCCTAGAAATATCTGTCCCGGCTCCACATCTTTTGAAATTCCTTCAATCATTGCCAATGCTCTTTTACATGCCTCAGTTTCAGTACTAAACACATACACTTTTCCGTCATCATCAATGTCAATTTTAACTCCTGTTTCTTCAATTATCCTGTTTATCATCTTTCCGCCAGGTCCTATAACATCCCTTATCTTATCCGGGCTTATTGTTGTTGACAATACCTTAGGAGCGTATTTTGAAAGTTCAGACCTTGGCGCCTCTATAGTCTTTAAAATCACCTCATCAATGATTTT
The genomic region above belongs to Acetivibrio saccincola and contains:
- a CDS encoding type II secretion system F family protein, producing MPNFNYKVKTETGKVLTGEVKIESEVELRRILEEKGYKVVEIVEKTPLTDITEIKFFQKRVKINDLAIFCRQFAIVLEAGVPIAQCLEVLKLQTTNPTLRRRINEIYEDIQKGIALSSAFRKHEDIFPQFLINMVEAGEVSGQLDIVFQRVASYFEKQSKLNSKIKGALAYPVVVCIVAVLVVIVLMVAVVPQFVEILQDLGGELPLITKILIGISNFFRRFWYLIGLALAALIIFVAAYRKTPEGRLFFGKLLISIPIIKNLTRNIITARLTRTLGTLMASGVLLIQSMEVVAKVVGNAVIENKINDAIEEIKKGRGLTAPIMAMRYFSPLLISMIRIGEESGNLDFALDKAADFYDQEVETSVQQLTSIIEPLIIVFLALTVGFIVLSVLYPMFKLYDQLMNL
- a CDS encoding dipicolinate synthase subunit B, whose protein sequence is MTLMGLKVGFAITGSFCTIDKVIPEIKKIINAGGKVVPIISYSVDKFDTRFGKAESLKKQLREITGEEIINTVVGAEPIGPKSLFDIIVVAPCTGNTLGKIVNGITDTPVTMACKAQLRNQKPVLIAVSTNDALGTNAKNIGLLLNTKNVFFVPFGQDEPKSKSNSMVADFSFIVPTLTEAVRGKQIQPIFIQY
- a CDS encoding M16 family metallopeptidase — encoded protein: MCRSIKLKNGVRVVYEEIPYVRSVSTGLWVGAGSRGENTTNNGISHFIEHMLFKGTKKRTAKEIAETIDNIGGQLNAFTSKECTCYYTKTLDTYLDTSLDLLSDMFFNSKFDEKDIEIEKNVILEEIGMYEDTPEELVHDILSEAVWQDDPLGMPILGTSKSLGNINREQIKKYMEENYFPENTVIAIAGNIDGDKAVESIRERFENWGNSNCCKNKSIAPPKFKNNKVYREKETEQIHMCLGFRGVEQGSDELYSLLAVNNIFGGGMSSRLFQKIREEKGLVYSIYSYPSSYKNAGLFTIYAGMNAEHLNEVLKLIINEINILVKKGISKKDMAKSKEQLKGNYILGLESTSSRMNSIGKSEILLGKILTSREVLDKIDRIDFEKVDAVIKKVFDLNNMAISVVGNIKGDIDLKRI
- a CDS encoding type IV pilus twitching motility protein PilT; translated protein: MDINDLLIKTVEAGASDLHICAGVPPVIRVNGDLIYLNEPILTPQDCVHLAKQCLNNRLYEVFLEKGEVDASYTLPGVARFRMNVFKQRATCAIALRPIPTEIPMIEDLGLPGLVYDLSLKQRGLILITGPTGHGKSTTLAAMINYINSKRKCHIVTIEDPIEFLHRHNKSVINQREIGSDTLSYANALRAVLREDPDVILIGEMRDLETISTALTAAETGHLVLSTLHTIGSAKTIDRIIDVFPPHQQGQIRTQLSTVLVGIISQQLMPRADGKGRILATETMVWTPAIANLIRESRTHQIDTCIQTGSQFGMYTMDSCIADLYKQELIDYDTACQYAVDLDNLRKIISM
- the dpsA gene encoding dipicolinate synthase subunit DpsA, with amino-acid sequence MNKKRYGVLGGDLRSIKLAELIEEEGNHVNIYGFDNVGIDINFKEIKSIDEFIENSDIIVGPLPCSYDKETFNAPYHSGKIYIKEILKKIKDKQLFIAGKLGDEIVKFASLNNLRFFDLLEREEMTVLNAIPTAEGAIQIAMEEMPVTIHGSKAFVLGFGRVGETLAKMLNGIGAKTYVAARKHSDFAWIKSYGYSAVPINELGEHIKDADVIFNTIPHLILGKDILKRVRKDCLIIDLASKPGGVDFEKAEEYNIKTKWALSLPGKVAPLTAAGILKDTINNIVKEQEGLK
- a CDS encoding ATPase, T2SS/T4P/T4SS family; the protein is MVGVDTRGIDEILLETGVLKITDLKRAWDIQRERGSSIEDVLLELELVTPTDIMRANAIKMGISFVDLSNYEIKDESVPTLITRNIANRYKVIPIEKENGVLTVAMQDPTDIFCIDDIRLATALEIKPVFSDPKEIEKLIKKYFGEEEKPKKELAPKSDEISKADLLKEQESLLLERDFYNDITTDLEPADLEFDSKDDSFSSTDLNIQDDTSESGIFKDKIGNLLVKAGVITQEQLDTALAIQAKKGGLIGKIMVKQGYLDTKSLYEFLQKQMGVEFIDLENIEIEESVINLVTWNIARMHKLIPVKLSNGSLKVAMSDPMNIFSIDDLRLTTGYNIIPCLADEDQIMIMLDKYYDKDAIKKEERDKEAIDLEEEIRKVNEKIAVEITEEEEEEEVVDIDVLENAPIVKMVNIIFQKAVASRASDIHIEPQEDCVLIRFRIDGQLVEIMKHDRKIVSALVARVKIISGLNIAEKRIPQDGRIGMKIDGKDYDMRVSILPTMFGEKVVIRIADKEGFQVDKKDLGFFEDDLEKFDDIIAHPHGIVLVTGPTGSGKSTTLYTALRELCKPNVNLLTVEDPVESTIKGINQVQVNVKAGLTFATALRAFLRQDPDIIMVGEIRDRETAEIATRAAITGHLVFSTLHTNDAASSITRMIDMGIEPFMMSSSVVGVIAQRLVRRLCQKCRERIEPDEYAKEALSLKEGEEIELYKAVGCEECNNTGYKGRIAVYEIMTINREIRNLIAKNENADVIKEAALRNGMKTLRMNCARYVKKGVTTIDEMLRIAYSED